TGGGAACCGGTAACAATGGTTCAATCAATGCCCAGAGTTGATCATCCAAAATCGGTTTGGCCATAGCAGTGCTCCTTGCTCGCCAAACTTATAGCCTGACTGGACGAGAAGCACTAGCTCATTTTGTTAGATGCTCTTAGATATTTATCGAAATATTCAAACGGAAACCTGGCTGTATCCACCATGAGCAACATATATGATGGGCTTTATGAGATTTTCTATTCTGCTGCTGATTTTCTCGAACCTAGCTGCAGGCTGCTCTTCATCCAACCAGGAGCCCGATCTTGTCTGGGGCAAGCGCGGCATTCGGCCTGGTGATTTCATCAAGCCTCGCGCCGTTACCATCGGTAAAGACTCTGCTGGCAATGAGGAACTCTACATCGTTGATTTTGCAGGCCGCATTCAGGCATTTGACCTGAATGGCAAACCTTTAAGAAACTGGAATACACCTTCTATCGAGAATGGCAGACCGGCAGGACTAGCCTGGTCGTCGAAGTTACAACAATTGCTGGTTGCTGATTCACATTATCAACGTATTCTCTGTTATTCGCCGACCGGACAACTGCTCAAAACCATTACTGGCGACAGTACAGCGCTGGGGCCTTTCCAGTATATTGGCGACATTGTCGAAGACAGGGAAGGCAACTGGTATATCAGCGAATTCGGTAATGAGGAGCAGGATCGTATCAGAAAGCTGACTCCTGAAGGTAAACTGATTTCATCCTGGGGAAGCCATGGGACTGAAACTGGTCAGTTCAGCAGACCACGTGGATTGGCTATTAGTGAGGCCAATGAGTTGTTCGTTGCAGATTCGTGCAACCACCGTATCCAGGTGTTTGATCTCCATGGAAAACCATTGCGAACCATTGGAAATCATGGCAGTGAACCAGGTCAATTACAGTATCCTTACGATGTAACCATCGGCACTCAGAACGAAATCTGCATTACCGAATGGGGGCAGAATCGTGTTCAGAGGTTTACCATGGATGGCAAGAGCCTTGGAATCTGGGGGAAGCCAGGCAGAAATCCGGGATGTTTATTTCAGCCTTGGGGATCGTGTGTCAGTCGATCGGGCCAGGTTTTTGTTCTCGACAGCGAGAATCATCGTGTACAGCGGTTCACATGGTAGCATGGGCAATGTGGGGCCTATTTGAATAACGTAGAGTTGTGAGCTATGGTTGTTTGCCCATAACTATGCTGCTCCAGATCCATCCGTGCACAACGCCATCCGTTACCTGATAACGCTGCTGCTTTTCATACCCGTTGCGGTAACCGGGCTGTTGTTCTTGCAAGGCAACGATGAACTGCAAAATACGCTCTTGATAACGTACACCACATCGTGCATCTCAATCGTTGTCTGGCTGATTTATTCATCGCGCATGGTGAAACTGGAGCGCCACGCCAAAACAATTATTAATGCAATTCAATCAGGCAAGGAAAACGACCAGGCTATCGTCGAACCGCTGCAGCAATCTGCCGTACCTTTTGATCCTATTTATCAGGCATTGCTGGTAGTCTCACAGAAGCTATCGGAACGTCGCCGGCAGATGCGTGATAACCTCGACAAAGTAGGCGCTATACTGGTAGCCATCACGCATGGCAGGCCCATTAATTCTGACATGTATGAATTCGATCTGCCTGATGCCGATGACAAAACGCTACTGCTGGGCAGCTTGTCACAAATGGTTTCCACGTACCATCATACCAAGCATCGAGGCGATGTCTTTGCCCATGTGCTGCGTGAATCTCCCATTGCCATGCTGATTACCGATGAACAATACCAGATAAAAACCATGAACCCTGCTGCAGAGAAATTGTTCGGCAGTTCATCGCAGAATTCTGCCATGCAGAATCTGAAAGACTACTTTGTTCCCCCACCCATCAAGAATCATCAACAACATCTGAAAAAAATTGTGCTCGACGGCGAGGAAGCATTACAGGCATTGCAGCAAGGCAAGCATGAAGTTTTTACGACGATCCGAACTCGTAACGGCCAACTTCACCTGATCGGGCTACGCGCTTCCTTTGGCCAAAAATGTTTGTTTGTGATACGGGAAAGAAGCAAGGATAAATCGCATTCCTTTCATGATTCGTCATTACTATCGGTCACTGTTGAAAGTTCGCAAGCAATATAACGGCAGCAATTACAGATTATTTAAGGCACTGCCTACCACTTCGTGCATTACCGCATACATCATAAAATAATACATCGCATTAAAGAACTTGAATGGCTGACCCCAAGAAAATACGAGTTGACCTGCGAAAGAATCGATCGAAGCCACCACGAGAAAAAGGCTGGACTCGCGATTTCAGGGAGGATTCCGATCAAAATTACCATTCCACTGAACGCATACGTGCCAAGGGTGATTTATCTCGCAAGAGAACGATTATCACAGATCAGAAGACAGATGGTGACTCGCAGCCTGACGATACCATCATGCCTTCGATTGATGTATCACAGTGTCAGCTTGGCAGAGTAGTCAGGGTCCATGGCCTGCAAAACGTTATCATGACTGAAGATGGCACGGAATATCGGTGTACCGTACGTCGTGTATTGAAAAACCTGTCCATTGATGAACGCAACGTGGTGACGACGGGTGATAAAGTCTGGATACAAACAGCCGCCAATCAAGAAGGCGTCATCGAGAAAATTGAACCGCGATATGGAATACTGACCAGAAAATCGTGGAAGCGTGAACATGTGCTGGTCGCCAATGTCGATCAGCTTGTTATTGTTGCAGCACTGGCTGAGCCATATTTGAAGCCTCATTTAATTGATCGGTATCTTGTCGCAGCATCTATGGGGCAACTTAAACCCGTCATCTGCCTCAACAAAGCTGACTTGGTTAACCAGGCTGATTTTCAATCAATCCTGGGGTTGTACAGGCAACTTGGCATACCCACCATCCTGACCAGCGCGACGACTCACACGGGAATTGAAGAACTAAAAGACCTGCTTAAAGACTGCCAGACCGTTTTTTCAGGACAAAGTGGTGTTGGAAAGACATCTTTGCTGAATGCCATTCAGCCCGGTCTGGAATTGCTGGTACGCGAGGTGAGCGAAACAAACCAGAAGGGCAAGCACACTACCACGACTGCTGAGTTGATTAAACTCCACTTTGGTGGATGGGTTGTTGATACGCCTGGGATCAGACAATTCGATTTGTGGAATGTCGTTCCACCTGAGCTTGATGGGCATTTTCCTGAATTTCGTCCATTTGTGACAGCGTGTGGTTTTCCAGGCTGCTCTCATCTTCAGGAAGAAAATTGTGCTGTGAAGCAGGCAGTGGAAGAAGGATGGATTGATCCACAACGATATTACAGTTATTGTGGCATCTATCAGGGAACGGAATCTCAGGAGTGGTCAGAATGATGTTGGTTCTACTTTCAATGTGTTGCCTGTTGCCCCAGGATTCCATTGCTCAGGAAGTGCAAAAACTGAATGGAACCTGGCATGTAGTCCGCTCGGAAACTGACGGCAAAGATTTTTCTTCACGGCTCAAAGGCTATCAGTATGTATTTGATGGCCAATTCATCAAGCTGCTGGATGCCAAAGGCAAAGCTGTACTGCGATCTGACAATAAGCCCGATGAACGACCATTCCTGATCAATGTACTGACTAATCCCAAAACCATGGACATGACGATACAGATCAAATCCAAGTCGTTCATGTCGCTGGGCATCTATCGACTTGAAGGCGATGAACTGCAGCTTTGCTTCGCTGAACCAGGAAGTCAGCGGCCAAATGCATTTCAAAGCAAAGATGGCACGACGCTGATAGCGCTGAAACGTGCCAAAAAATAGCGTTTAGTCTATCTTGATATTAGTCGATTCCAACGGCCCATAGGCAAGAACCGTTGGCTTATCAATGGGATAAGTATCAAGCAAGATGCGTATGGATTTGAGAGTAACAGCATCGATCGATGCCAGTTCATCGTCAGCAGTGCGATACTCATTGAGATAATTCCAGTTGAAGCTGACACTGCTCATGCGCCCCATGGGTCGTTCGTTGCCTCGAATGACCCGCGATGCCAGTTTGGCCCGAGCGAGGTTCATTTCTTTTTCCGTGATGCCGTTCTGTTGAACTTCGCGCAGCACATCGAGATAACGCTTGAGATTCGCAGCAGCCTGGTCAGGATCGCCGCCACAATACCCGAGGTTGGCGCCAGCGCCCTGGTACTCGTGATAGGAGAAATCAACAGAATCCGCATGCCCTGGATCGATCAATGACCAATAGAGCCTGCTGCCGGTATCATCTCCAATAGCACCAGCCAACACTTCTGCTGCATAGCGTAATTCAGAGGATGCAGGCGGCCCTCCCATCCAGAACATCAAATGTTCCTGCGTTACTTTTTCCTTGCGGATAACCTGTAATTCAGATGGCGAACCTATTGCAGGTATGTCGCGTGGAGTTGGACCATTCTCCCACTGGGCACAGCGTTCTTCGACCAACTGGTACAGCTTCTGAAAGTCAAACTGCCCTGCTGCCACGACTGAAATATTGGAGGCAACATACCTGGAGTTGAAATAATCTCTCATTTGCTGGCTGGTTAGTGCTGAAACTGTTTCATTCGTTCCCAGGACACGATTTCCCAGAGGATGTTTCTGAAAAAACAGGCTTTTGGAAGCATCGTACGCCGACCACATAGGCTGATCTTCGTACATGCTGATTTCTTCGAGGATCACCTTCTTTTCCATGTCAAAATCGTCGGTGCGCAGACTGGGGCGCAGGATATCTGCCAGAATGTCTACGGCCTGTGGCAGGTATTCAGGCAATAGGGCTGCATAGAAAACTGTATTCTCTTCGCTGGTGTAAGCATTGTGGTTGGCGCCGATGGCATCAAACTCACGATTGACATCGAGTGATGTGCGGCGTGGGGTTCCCTTGAAAACCATGTGTTCAAGGAAATGGGAGACGCCAGCCAGTTCGGGTGACTCATCCCGTGCTCCAGTTTTGACAAAGAAACCGAGAGCCACCGATTTTGCGCCGGAATTGGTTTCGCCAATAACCTGAAGACCATTTGCCAGCCGTTGATGATGAAATTGAATCATGTGCTCGCATACCAGGATCGAAAGTAATCATCTTATTATAACACGTACTGATTTCGCATACAGACCATCATAAATCAGGAGACCGTGCATCAAGAAATCGATGCAGTGGAGCATACTGCCATTGCACTTGCTCTTCTTCCGAAATCGATTTCAATTGTGCCAGGAAGTGCTCAGTGATGGGTTCTGCTTTTCCAGCATAATTGGGATCACAAAAATAAACGCGACAGCCCAGAGGCCGATATTCCCTTGCATTACAGAGCTTCTCGACCTGAAACGGACAGAATGATGCATCCGTGGGTGTCGAGAAAGACGGTGCATGCTGCAAAAGCACCTCTGCTTCGAGATTGGAAAGGAAAAGCGTGTGGCCATATTCGGCAAAGCGACAGCATTTACCACTTGCAAGGCAGACTGGCTTATGCGAATGAATCTCTTCATCTGCCGAGTCGTACAGTTTTAAGACCTGCTGCTGCAGTCTTGTCCGTTCCTTTAAAGTTAGATCGCTTATTTTTCTCATTTCGATTTCTTCATTTGCTGCAATCTGGAAGTAATCTGCTCCAGGGTAAATAACTCACCATGATCGCTGCCCGGACATCGCTTCTGTGTTGTCTTCCAATCTTCGGGAGATTGCAGGTTGCGGGGCCAGAATGGCCAGGTGCGGCATTGTATTGGCCTGACATTGTAGACGAGACAACCGGACTGCTGATCGAAGAAAATGCAATCTTCGTTGGCCTGGTCGCGTAGACTGCGGTTCTTGCCGATTTTTCGAGTGTACATTTTGCAGAACTGATCATAACTCAGTTCAAAATGATTGGCGAGTAACTCGACTTCCGCATCATCGACCCAGACATATCCCGGCCCTCGACAGCAATTGCCACAACGAGTGCACGAAAATCGCAAGCCGTCTTCGTACCAGGGTTTCTCAAACTTCGCTTGATGTTCCATCCGCTTTCCTCATAATCTATGGTACACGAAATGGAATCTACGGGAACCACCAACCCATGAATGCTGAACGTACACTGGCGAATCGTACTCTTCTGCAGCTTTGTGTTTTGACACTGATTGGTTCTGCATTCCGTCTGTTACCTTATTACTGGAGCGAGGAGTATAAAGGCTGGCTGTTTTGCCTCTGGGGAGCCAATGCCATTCTGCCATTATTCCTGGTGGGTGTAAGCAAGTCACGATACCTGTGGCTAGGCTATGCAATTCCATTGACGGGTCTTGTCATCAGTGATCTCATCATTCAAATCATTCTGCAATCGCGACAATTGCCCGCCTCGTCGCTTACAGGACGATTGGTAACTTACAGCTTCTTTCTGTTACTTGCACAGCTTGGATTGATTCTAAGATGGTTCAAGCTCAGCCGATTCAAGACGATCATGACTGGAATTGGATTATCACTTACCGGCTCTATCCTGTTCTTTTTGATCAGCAACTTCCTGGTTTGGACTCAATCAACACCTGCAGCGGGAACTTTCTACTATCCACCCACCTGGGCAGGGTTGATTCGTTGCTATGAAATGGGGCTCCCTTTCTTCAAGAATCAGTTTTTAAGTGATGGCATTTTCGCTTTGGTATTCTTCAGCATCTTCGCACTGCTGGAATCGCGAATCTTCAACCAGGCTTCCAATCCAAGTGTTGCAAAGGCCAATGCTGTTCGTTAAAGCTCTACCAGCGAGTCGTCGTTTAATTGCTCCTGGTGTCGATTGGATGCATGGATTGCATTTTTATCAATCGTAGAAGAATCAATCCTGATTTCCTTCAGAATGGGCACTCGGACTACGAAGATATGTGCTACCGAAATCTGCGGATCGAGTCGCACGTAGTTTTTTGGCCCCTTCCAGTTCCACGATTGATTGGTTATCAGATCATGCACCAGAAATGTCTGATCGCTCTTTAATCCCAAGTACTGCATATCGAGTTCAACGAATCCCTCGTGAGGGTGCAAGGGGTCAAGATTGACCACGACTATGATGCGATCACTAAAGTCGCTGGTTGATTTACTGAAACAGAATAAGTGCTTATTATCCACTTCATGCAGTTTCAGGTTGCGGAATTGCTGCAAGGCAGGATGTGTACGCCTGGCCTGGTTAATCAGTTTGATTAGGGGTTTCAAGCTGCCTGCCATGTTCACAGGTCGCTGTTTGATTTCGTACTTTTCCGAATCGTGATATTCTTCACTACCCTCTTGAACGGGTTTGTTCTCGTAAAATTCAAAACCGCTGTACATTCCATAAAGTGGTGACAACAGGCTTGCCAGAATGAAGCGAACTGCAAAAGATCCTTTGCCTCCCTTTTGCAGATAGGCATGCAGGATATCCGGTGTGTTAACGAAAAAGTTTGGCCTGAAATATTCAACCATTTCGGTCGTTGTCAATTCAGTCAGGTATTCTGCCAGCTCCGTCCTGGTATTTTTCCAAGTGAAATAGGTGTAACTCTGGCCAAAACCGATTTTAGCCAGTTCTTTCATCATGGCAGGCCTGGTGAAAGCCTCGGAAAGGAACACCACATCTGGATGTTTGCGTTTGACCTGATTGATCAACCATTCCCACATGCCAACCGGCTTGGTATGAGGATTATCAACACGAAACAATCGGACACCTTGATCGACCCAGAACTGAACGATGCGAAGTATTTCCTGCCAGAGTGCAGGCCAATCGGGGGTATCAAAATTCAGAGGGAAGACATCCTGATATTTCTTGGGCGGGTTTTCTGCGTAAGCAATGGTGCCATCAGGTCTGTGTTTGAACCACTGCGGGCATTCCTGAACATAGGGATGATCAGGAGAACAATTCAGTGCAAAATCAAGTGCGATTTCTATCTGATGTGCCTGGGCAACCCCCATGAGCATGCGAAAATCATCCAGCGTTCCTAAGGCCGGTTCGATTGCATCGTGACCGCCCTGCCAGTTTCCGATTGCCCAGGGAGAACCCACATCGTCGGGCTCAGCATCAGGTGAGTTATTCTTCCCTTTTCGATTGGTCAGCCCAATGGGATGAATAGGTGGCAGGTAAACTACATCAAACCCCATTTCACGCAGTTCAGGCAATCGACGCAAAACATCACGCAACGTGCCATGCTTGCCGGGAATCAGCGATTGTGATCGCGGAAATAATTCATACCAGGCCCCGAAGCCGGCATACACCGGATCAACTTCAATGAGAAAAACCTGGCGGGTTGATACCATTCTTGCATGATCAGGATATGCCTGGCTGATTTCGGTAAAGACTGGGTTTAGCGCTACCGCAATGGATTCTTCAAAGGAATGGTGCGGATCACCCAGGAGAAGTGCTGCCTGCATCAACGGAACACGCGGTGCGCCACGAGGCACCCTGTCAGCAAGATCACGCAACAAGGTTGCACCTTCCTGAAAATCCACACGTAGTTGATAATCGCCTGCCTTCCATTTTCGACGTACCAGATCCTGCCAGGTGGCAAATACATCTGTCCAGGCGACCAGCGAGAATTGATACGTTCCAAGCTGATCAACAATGAAATGACCTTGCCACAGATCATTACCAAGATTTTTCAACGTAGCATGTTTGTATTCACGAGTTGCCTCATGATGATACCGGATAGCTGCCCCAATGACATCCGTACCATCACGGAAGATTGTCGCTTTAATATCTACAGCATCACCGAGCAAACGCTTGACGGGATACTTTCCACCATCGACCGAAGGCTGCACATCTGCAAAACGAATGCGATCTTCATTCAGCCGCTGCATCGTCGGCGTTGCTGACAAATGAATCATTCTGACCTCAGAGTATTGCTCGCTATTGAATCTGATTTTATCTTGTGGGCACGACAGGGATAAGTGGAATATCATACATCTGACATATTTATCAAAACCACCGTCGTTACTTCTGCCCGACGCCATTATGAGAACAGTTGATACTCATCGAATGGCTCACTTTACCTGGTATGGATTGTGGGAAAATATCGGACAGCGCGCACTTCCAAATCGCTTATCAAGAATTTTGTGGCGATGGATGAATGCACAGCGATGGTTCCTGGAAAAGCACGTTGTTTCAGGCACTGTCCGCGTTCACAACGTTTTTCCAGTTGAAGTCGAAAATCAACTCGTCTGGTGGTATCTGTATGAATCACCCACAGCCGATGGGCGCTATTACCAACTGCCACTGGTGTTGTTGCCTGATGCAGCGATTTGCCAGAGCAAGCCTATTGCACAATGGAAAGGTGCTCAAGCTGGTTACCTATATGATGCCTGGTCTTGGCCTGCATTTTCGAGATGGTTTTTCGATCGACTTGCAAGTGATGCCACTCCATCTGATCCCGATCTGCAGAC
This portion of the Planctomycetia bacterium genome encodes:
- a CDS encoding SMP-30/gluconolactonase/LRE family protein, with the translated sequence MRFSILLLIFSNLAAGCSSSNQEPDLVWGKRGIRPGDFIKPRAVTIGKDSAGNEELYIVDFAGRIQAFDLNGKPLRNWNTPSIENGRPAGLAWSSKLQQLLVADSHYQRILCYSPTGQLLKTITGDSTALGPFQYIGDIVEDREGNWYISEFGNEEQDRIRKLTPEGKLISSWGSHGTETGQFSRPRGLAISEANELFVADSCNHRIQVFDLHGKPLRTIGNHGSEPGQLQYPYDVTIGTQNEICITEWGQNRVQRFTMDGKSLGIWGKPGRNPGCLFQPWGSCVSRSGQVFVLDSENHRVQRFTW
- a CDS encoding PAS domain S-box protein encodes the protein MHNAIRYLITLLLFIPVAVTGLLFLQGNDELQNTLLITYTTSCISIVVWLIYSSRMVKLERHAKTIINAIQSGKENDQAIVEPLQQSAVPFDPIYQALLVVSQKLSERRRQMRDNLDKVGAILVAITHGRPINSDMYEFDLPDADDKTLLLGSLSQMVSTYHHTKHRGDVFAHVLRESPIAMLITDEQYQIKTMNPAAEKLFGSSSQNSAMQNLKDYFVPPPIKNHQQHLKKIVLDGEEALQALQQGKHEVFTTIRTRNGQLHLIGLRASFGQKCLFVIRERSKDKSHSFHDSSLLSVTVESSQAI
- a CDS encoding TIGR03067 domain-containing protein, which encodes MMLVLLSMCCLLPQDSIAQEVQKLNGTWHVVRSETDGKDFSSRLKGYQYVFDGQFIKLLDAKGKAVLRSDNKPDERPFLINVLTNPKTMDMTIQIKSKSFMSLGIYRLEGDELQLCFAEPGSQRPNAFQSKDGTTLIALKRAKK
- a CDS encoding insulinase family protein: MQFHHQRLANGLQVIGETNSGAKSVALGFFVKTGARDESPELAGVSHFLEHMVFKGTPRRTSLDVNREFDAIGANHNAYTSEENTVFYAALLPEYLPQAVDILADILRPSLRTDDFDMEKKVILEEISMYEDQPMWSAYDASKSLFFQKHPLGNRVLGTNETVSALTSQQMRDYFNSRYVASNISVVAAGQFDFQKLYQLVEERCAQWENGPTPRDIPAIGSPSELQVIRKEKVTQEHLMFWMGGPPASSELRYAAEVLAGAIGDDTGSRLYWSLIDPGHADSVDFSYHEYQGAGANLGYCGGDPDQAAANLKRYLDVLREVQQNGITEKEMNLARAKLASRVIRGNERPMGRMSSVSFNWNYLNEYRTADDELASIDAVTLKSIRILLDTYPIDKPTVLAYGPLESTNIKID
- a CDS encoding YkgJ family cysteine cluster protein; this encodes MEHQAKFEKPWYEDGLRFSCTRCGNCCRGPGYVWVDDAEVELLANHFELSYDQFCKMYTRKIGKNRSLRDQANEDCIFFDQQSGCLVYNVRPIQCRTWPFWPRNLQSPEDWKTTQKRCPGSDHGELFTLEQITSRLQQMKKSK
- the rsgA gene encoding ribosome small subunit-dependent GTPase A, with the protein product MADPKKIRVDLRKNRSKPPREKGWTRDFREDSDQNYHSTERIRAKGDLSRKRTIITDQKTDGDSQPDDTIMPSIDVSQCQLGRVVRVHGLQNVIMTEDGTEYRCTVRRVLKNLSIDERNVVTTGDKVWIQTAANQEGVIEKIEPRYGILTRKSWKREHVLVANVDQLVIVAALAEPYLKPHLIDRYLVAASMGQLKPVICLNKADLVNQADFQSILGLYRQLGIPTILTSATTHTGIEELKDLLKDCQTVFSGQSGVGKTSLLNAIQPGLELLVREVSETNQKGKHTTTTAELIKLHFGGWVVDTPGIRQFDLWNVVPPELDGHFPEFRPFVTACGFPGCSHLQEENCAVKQAVEEGWIDPQRYYSYCGIYQGTESQEWSE
- a CDS encoding alpha-1,4-glucan--maltose-1-phosphate maltosyltransferase produces the protein MQRLNEDRIRFADVQPSVDGGKYPVKRLLGDAVDIKATIFRDGTDVIGAAIRYHHEATREYKHATLKNLGNDLWQGHFIVDQLGTYQFSLVAWTDVFATWQDLVRRKWKAGDYQLRVDFQEGATLLRDLADRVPRGAPRVPLMQAALLLGDPHHSFEESIAVALNPVFTEISQAYPDHARMVSTRQVFLIEVDPVYAGFGAWYELFPRSQSLIPGKHGTLRDVLRRLPELREMGFDVVYLPPIHPIGLTNRKGKNNSPDAEPDDVGSPWAIGNWQGGHDAIEPALGTLDDFRMLMGVAQAHQIEIALDFALNCSPDHPYVQECPQWFKHRPDGTIAYAENPPKKYQDVFPLNFDTPDWPALWQEILRIVQFWVDQGVRLFRVDNPHTKPVGMWEWLINQVKRKHPDVVFLSEAFTRPAMMKELAKIGFGQSYTYFTWKNTRTELAEYLTELTTTEMVEYFRPNFFVNTPDILHAYLQKGGKGSFAVRFILASLLSPLYGMYSGFEFYENKPVQEGSEEYHDSEKYEIKQRPVNMAGSLKPLIKLINQARRTHPALQQFRNLKLHEVDNKHLFCFSKSTSDFSDRIIVVVNLDPLHPHEGFVELDMQYLGLKSDQTFLVHDLITNQSWNWKGPKNYVRLDPQISVAHIFVVRVPILKEIRIDSSTIDKNAIHASNRHQEQLNDDSLVEL